TAAGTTTGAAATAAGTTTTTGTTTGTTGTAAGTTTTGGGTTTATTACCCATACACCTTTGTTTTAACAATTTATATACCGCTAGCCCAGAATTAGAAATCTTAATGCCATTTTGTCAATTTTTGTACTTTTTTATGACAAAATAGCATTTTAGGAAAGTCAATCTCCATCGCCACTGCTAAAAGTAATAGTAATGCCTAATAGCGAACTCATATCTGCCTTGAAAAAGCGTGTATGTTTTTGCAATTCAGTATGAAAATTATCAATTACCTGTGGGGAATGTTGAATTTGTACAGAAAGCCGTATTTGCGTAGGAATAGCTCTAAAACTATTTTTCACCATCGCCCATTGAGCTTCAGTGGAGGAGATAAGAGCCTGCCCACCTTCTACGTTTTGTAAATATTCCTTAAAGCCAATACCATCTTGCCCTTCCTTGGCTTTGCCATACCAAATATTTTCAATAGCTTGCAAGTGAGCTTCAATCATAGCGAGAGATTTGCCTGAATAATAAGCTTCTACGCGAGCAGGTTCGGGTTGGGTCTGCCCTGGTCGTTTGCCCAAAGGCAAGCCAACTTTGAAGTTTTTAATACTTTCAAAACTTTTCACAAATTCGTTGTAAAGTTGTGAAGTACTACTGCCTATGTCCGTACCTGTATTACTCACAAATTCCAAAGCATAACTACCATTCCATGCGTTAGCAACCTCATCCACACGAGTTTTGAGATTATTTACGGCATTTACCAAAAAACTGCGACGGTTAGCATTATTAAAACTATTCAAAACAGCTTGGTTATCATTATTAAAATTGAAAATTAAATATTCAATAGCTAAAAATCCGCGTGCATCGCGGTTAAAATCATTGAAATTAGCATTATTATTAGCAATGGCATTTTCTATTTTGGTAGGGCTTATAGGAAAGGTGCCAATTTCTTCTAGCAAACTTTTGCGTATGCCTTCCTCACCTGCAGGGCCAAAGTTGTAAGCATTAGCATATTGCCAAGAGAGATAAGCATTTTCCCAAGTATTTTGTAAGATAGACAAATTAGTGGCACTAGGAGTTTGTACAAAGTTATCGGTAGCGGCTTTTAAGGCATTTACTTTGCTTTGCAAATCTTGAAAAGCAGGTTTTATGAGGTTTTGAGCAAAGTTTTCTAACATTTGTGTTCTATCAAATTTATCCGAAGGGTTGTTTTCTTTGTGTGTTTTACACGAAATGACGCTAAACAATAACAGGGTAGTAGCACTTAACGAGAGAAAAATTTTTTCCATGGTTTCAATCAACTTTTGTATGAATAAGTAAAATACCAGAAAGCATATTTTAGGTGCAAATCTACAAAAACTGATTAGAATTAGTCTAAATAAGTTTAATTTTCTCTCGTTTTTTTAGTACAAGGCTGGATAAAATTGTTATTTGTGATATTAAGCAATTCACCTTAATCAGCCTAAAATTTCAGGCCTTATTTGTGTGAGAGTCACCAAATTATTTCAATTTTTTGAGTAGTATTCAAAATTTCTATGGTTTTGGCTTGTGTTTTAACTTCAGGATAGGTTTTTCCCATAGGGTCAAAACTGGAAATGGCTTTGATAAATTGTACCTCTTCAGGGTGTACGGATTGTAATTTTCCGTTGATTTTTACATCTTGGCTAATTTGCTGAAAGTGGTGAAAATAGATTTTCAGTTTCTCAAAATGCGAGGTGTAATTACCTTCGGCTGGTTCAAAAGAGAGGGTTCTTTTTTGTGGCTCAAAGCGAATAAGGCGTTTGTAGAAATTGCCTTGTTTGTATTCATAGCTTGTACCATCATCTTCGTAATATAAAAATTCGCTGGTTTCTTGCCCAAAATAGATATGCAAGTGTAAGGTTTTTTCAGGCTTTTCGCTCAAATGTTGCGTAAGCGATTGCATAGGAATAATGGCACTTGCTCTTACAAAAATAGGTAATTGATGGACAGGAGACTCTACCACGATTTCTTGTTTGCCTTCAAATACTTTGCCGTCATACCAATAATACCAAGCAGAGGCTTCAGGCAAATACACTTTGGTAAATTGGTGATAGCTTTCATTAGGACAAATGAGCAGACTTTTGCCAAAAAGATATTGGTTTTGGTAATTAGGGTGATAAATCAAATCGTCGTGTGTATAGTCAATGGCTAAACTTCGCTGAATGGGCAAACCATTCTGTGTACTTTCGTAAAAATGCGAATAGATGTAAGGTATTAAACGGTAGCGGAGGCTGATATAATTACGGGCAATTTCTTCGGTTTGTCTGCCTTTTGTCCAAGGCTCTGCTGAAGCGGTATTGACTTCTTTATGCCCTCTAAAAAAAGGAGAAAAAGCTCCTATGCTTATCCATTTGGCAAATAGTTGGTTAGAGGCTTCTCCTACGAAGCCTCCTACGTCGTATCCTGCAAAACACAAACCTGCAAGGCCCATACTATTCACCAAACGAACTCCTAAAAGCAAATGTTCATCAGTGGCAACGTTATCACCCGTCCAAACACAAGCATAACGTTGAACACCTGAAAATCCTGCTCTTGTGAGATGGAAGGTTCGCTCTTGGGGCAGCAGTTTTTTTATTCCTTCAAAAGTAGCCCTTGCCATTTGCAAGCCATACAAATTACGGGCTTGGCGCGTGGAGGCTTTGTGTCCTTCTAAGTCAAATTCAATCAATTCAGGTAATCGGTTGCCCCACGTAGCAATTTCGTTCATATCATTCCAAAAGCCTTTAATGCCTAACTGCACTAATTCGGCGAATTGTTCACCCCACCATTTGCGTACTCTCGGATTAGTAAAATCAGGGAAATGGCACCACCCAGGCCACACTTGCCCTGTGTAATAGGTGCCGTCAGGATATTTCAAAAATACATCTGCTTGAACACCTTTTTGGTAGGTTTCATATTCC
This is a stretch of genomic DNA from Bacteroidia bacterium. It encodes these proteins:
- a CDS encoding imelysin family protein, whose translation is MEKIFLSLSATTLLLFSVISCKTHKENNPSDKFDRTQMLENFAQNLIKPAFQDLQSKVNALKAATDNFVQTPSATNLSILQNTWENAYLSWQYANAYNFGPAGEEGIRKSLLEEIGTFPISPTKIENAIANNNANFNDFNRDARGFLAIEYLIFNFNNDNQAVLNSFNNANRRSFLVNAVNNLKTRVDEVANAWNGSYALEFVSNTGTDIGSSTSQLYNEFVKSFESIKNFKVGLPLGKRPGQTQPEPARVEAYYSGKSLAMIEAHLQAIENIWYGKAKEGQDGIGFKEYLQNVEGGQALISSTEAQWAMVKNSFRAIPTQIRLSVQIQHSPQVIDNFHTELQKHTRFFKADMSSLLGITITFSSGDGD
- a CDS encoding DUF4968 domain-containing protein, whose product is MQTSNHSRTHQSIGKLIDFRYNKRNTELHLQAENGFAKVLVYHPQIIRITLNRTTDLWDFSYATIVPPLDDTPAQIAERNDKLILTTSDLKVVIYKNPLLFAFYDPNDLLINADEPFSNSWLGEQISAYKTLQPNEKFIGLGEKTGNLDRKGTGYTNYNTDFFAYYSAADPLYISTPFYMGVHSGISYGIFLDNSSKTHFNFGASNDRFASFTVESGDLNYYFIYGKTIAKNIELYTYLTGRMELPPLWSLGYHQCRYSYYPDKEVLNIARTFREKQIPADVIYLDIHYMQNYKLFTWSKEHFAEPQKLIQALQALGFKVVVIIDPGIKVEQEYETYQKGVQADVFLKYPDGTYYTGQVWPGWCHFPDFTNPRVRKWWGEQFAELVQLGIKGFWNDMNEIATWGNRLPELIEFDLEGHKASTRQARNLYGLQMARATFEGIKKLLPQERTFHLTRAGFSGVQRYACVWTGDNVATDEHLLLGVRLVNSMGLAGLCFAGYDVGGFVGEASNQLFAKWISIGAFSPFFRGHKEVNTASAEPWTKGRQTEEIARNYISLRYRLIPYIYSHFYESTQNGLPIQRSLAIDYTHDDLIYHPNYQNQYLFGKSLLICPNESYHQFTKVYLPEASAWYYWYDGKVFEGKQEIVVESPVHQLPIFVRASAIIPMQSLTQHLSEKPEKTLHLHIYFGQETSEFLYYEDDGTSYEYKQGNFYKRLIRFEPQKRTLSFEPAEGNYTSHFEKLKIYFHHFQQISQDVKINGKLQSVHPEEVQFIKAISSFDPMGKTYPEVKTQAKTIEILNTTQKIEIIW